A DNA window from Porphyromonadaceae bacterium W3.11 contains the following coding sequences:
- a CDS encoding 4Fe-4S binding protein, which translates to MTSTLKGTVVVNQQRCKGCNLCVVSCPTNTLNLHPSEINDKGYHFAYMQTPDTCIGCGNCGLVCPDGCITVYRAPRSK; encoded by the coding sequence ATGACTTCAACATTAAAAGGAACCGTTGTGGTTAATCAACAGCGTTGTAAAGGGTGTAACCTTTGCGTTGTTTCATGTCCAACAAACACCTTAAACCTACATCCTTCAGAGATTAATGATAAGGGATACCACTTTGCTTATATGCAAACACCTGATACTTGTATCGGATGTGGCAATTGTGGACTAGTATGTCCTGATGGGTGTATTACTGTGTACAGAGCACCTCGCAGTAAGTAA